A portion of the Microbulbifer agarilyticus genome contains these proteins:
- a CDS encoding gamma-glutamylcyclotransferase family protein produces MERLFIYGSLGPGRKNHHVVEVIPGIWEAATAKGKLQYEGWGAELGFPGFVPVQDGEDGEEVQGFLLSSEELSAYWAILDEFEGSEYERIEITVKTENGEIVTASIYSLRQLNT; encoded by the coding sequence ATGGAAAGATTGTTTATATATGGTTCTCTGGGGCCGGGAAGAAAGAATCATCACGTGGTCGAGGTCATACCCGGAATCTGGGAGGCGGCTACGGCCAAGGGGAAGTTGCAATACGAGGGCTGGGGTGCCGAGCTGGGCTTTCCCGGATTTGTGCCCGTTCAGGACGGTGAAGACGGCGAGGAAGTTCAGGGGTTCTTATTGTCGTCCGAAGAGCTATCTGCGTATTGGGCAATACTAGATGAGTTTGAGGGCAGCGAGTACGAGCGCATTGAGATTACGGTAAAAACAGAAAACGGAGAGATAGTAACGGCCAGTATCTATTCTCTCCGCCAGCTGAATACTTGA